One genomic segment of Bacillota bacterium includes these proteins:
- the mtnP gene encoding S-methyl-5'-thioadenosine phosphorylase translates to MRIAVIGGTGVLSPEMLENVQESRVSTRYGEVEFKTGICRGEEVIFMARHGARHTIPPHLVNYRANIEALRLLGVTRIIATSAVGSLNPEMKPGDSVILDQFIDFTRGRISTFFEGGEMGVVHTDFTEPYCPEIRSCLINAARSLGIPVHERGCYVATEGPRFETPAEIRAFRILGGDVVGMTNVPECVLAREASICYGTVAIVTNFAAGISPTPLTHEEVVQVMKENGDRLRNIIINSIAALPRERRCRCGQHKGALGCE, encoded by the coding sequence ATGAGAATTGCAGTAATCGGCGGAACGGGCGTTTTAAGTCCGGAAATGCTTGAGAATGTGCAGGAATCGAGAGTCTCCACCAGATATGGTGAGGTTGAGTTCAAGACTGGGATATGCCGGGGCGAAGAAGTGATATTTATGGCAAGACATGGCGCAAGGCATACGATTCCCCCTCACCTTGTCAACTATCGGGCCAATATCGAGGCTTTGAGGCTGCTGGGAGTGACGAGGATCATCGCTACATCAGCCGTAGGTTCCCTGAATCCTGAGATGAAGCCCGGTGATAGCGTAATCTTGGACCAATTCATAGATTTCACAAGGGGCAGGATCAGCACGTTCTTTGAAGGCGGCGAGATGGGGGTAGTTCACACAGATTTCACTGAACCTTATTGTCCTGAGATTCGCTCCTGTCTCATCAACGCCGCCCGATCGCTTGGCATCCCGGTTCATGAAAGAGGTTGCTATGTCGCAACTGAAGGACCACGTTTTGAAACGCCCGCAGAAATCAGGGCATTTCGCATCCTGGGCGGGGATGTCGTAGGAATGACAAATGTACCGGAATGCGTCCTCGCGCGGGAAGCCAGCATTTGCTACGGGACCGTGGCTATAGTCACAAATTTCGCTGCAGGGATTTCGCCCACGCCTCTGACCCATGAAGAGGTTGTCCAGGTTATGAAGGAGAATGGTGACAGGTTGAGAAATATCATCATAAATTCTATTGCCGCTCTGCCACGGGAACGAAGGTGCCGATGCGGTCAGCATAAGGGGGCATTGGGTTGTGAGTGA
- a CDS encoding LemA family protein produces MSIILLVILLAIALLLVSIYNGLVSLRQRVKNAWSQIDVQLKRRYDLIPNLVETVKGYAAHEKETFEMVTRARAQMASAKTVAEQAEAQNAITGALRTLFAVAEAYPDLKANQNFMMLQEELAGTENKIAYARQFYNDTVMKYNTMIQSFPSNIIAGMFGFKQEEFFEIEESSREPVKVKF; encoded by the coding sequence TTGAGTATCATATTGTTGGTAATTCTGCTCGCTATCGCATTACTTTTGGTTTCCATCTACAATGGGCTCGTTTCGCTGCGCCAGCGCGTCAAAAATGCCTGGTCTCAAATCGATGTCCAGCTCAAGCGCAGGTATGACCTTATTCCTAACCTCGTTGAAACAGTAAAAGGGTATGCGGCCCATGAGAAGGAAACCTTCGAAATGGTTACCAGAGCCCGCGCCCAGATGGCGTCAGCCAAAACAGTTGCTGAGCAGGCTGAAGCCCAAAATGCAATTACCGGCGCCTTGCGGACACTGTTTGCAGTGGCGGAAGCTTACCCGGACCTGAAAGCCAATCAGAATTTCATGATGCTCCAGGAAGAGCTGGCCGGAACGGAGAACAAGATTGCGTATGCCAGGCAATTCTACAATGATACTGTGATGAAATACAATACCATGATCCAGTCCTTCCCAAGCAATATCATTGCCGGTATGTTTGGATTCAAACAAGAGGAATTCTTTGAAATAGAGGAAAGTTCTAGGGAGCCAGTAAAGGTCAAGTTTTAG
- a CDS encoding amidohydrolase — protein sequence MSEILISGATALTLDSQNSIIEDCDIRISRDRIVMMGRNLARPSPSDSSTVIDARGKVVLPGFVNAHTHASMTLFRGYADDLPLAEWLETRIWPAEARLTKEDVYWGALLSCIEMIRSGITTFADQYFFMDQVAEAVKLSGMRAALSRGLIGIAPGSDASLDEGSELCATWHRAANDRITTMLGPHAIYTCPPDYLEKVIERARQLNVGLHIHVSETQKEVRECIEKYGKSPVAILDDIGLFEVPTLAAHVVHVSQDDMEILARNHVGVAHNPTSNLKLASGIAPVPEMLERGISVGIGTDGAASNNNLDMVEEMRLAALIHKAASGDPTVIPAFTSLRMAITYGAMALGLGHEIGSIEPGKKADLIIFDTDRPHMHPEHDIISHLVYSAHADDVSTVIINGEVVMKERKILTLDEKEILREVDRRAKRLISP from the coding sequence GTGAGTGAGATTTTGATCTCCGGGGCCACGGCGCTGACGCTGGACTCCCAGAACAGCATAATCGAGGATTGCGACATACGGATCTCCCGGGACAGGATAGTCATGATGGGGAGAAACCTTGCGAGGCCATCTCCCAGTGATTCGTCCACCGTTATCGACGCAAGGGGCAAAGTGGTCCTACCAGGTTTTGTCAATGCCCATACCCATGCATCAATGACCCTATTCAGAGGCTATGCAGACGACCTGCCACTGGCTGAATGGCTGGAGACCAGGATATGGCCGGCAGAAGCGCGCCTTACCAAAGAGGATGTTTACTGGGGCGCGCTTTTGAGCTGTATTGAGATGATCAGGTCTGGCATAACCACCTTTGCCGACCAGTATTTCTTCATGGATCAAGTGGCAGAGGCAGTGAAGCTTTCCGGAATGAGAGCGGCGCTCTCCAGGGGCCTCATTGGCATTGCCCCCGGATCTGATGCTTCGCTGGATGAGGGCAGTGAATTATGCGCCACATGGCACAGGGCGGCGAATGATAGGATCACAACCATGCTGGGCCCTCATGCGATCTACACCTGCCCGCCCGATTATCTGGAAAAGGTCATAGAAAGAGCCAGGCAACTCAATGTTGGGCTTCATATCCATGTCTCCGAGACCCAGAAGGAAGTAAGAGAATGCATTGAAAAATACGGGAAATCGCCGGTTGCGATTTTGGATGATATCGGCCTGTTCGAGGTCCCCACCCTGGCTGCCCACGTTGTCCATGTATCTCAGGATGATATGGAAATCCTCGCGAGGAATCACGTAGGGGTCGCTCATAATCCTACAAGCAACCTCAAGTTGGCATCTGGGATTGCTCCTGTGCCCGAAATGCTGGAACGCGGCATATCTGTCGGAATCGGGACCGATGGGGCAGCAAGCAACAATAACCTTGACATGGTGGAAGAAATGAGGCTGGCTGCTTTGATTCACAAGGCTGCTTCCGGGGATCCGACCGTGATCCCTGCCTTTACGTCGCTCAGGATGGCCATTACATATGGCGCAATGGCGCTCGGCCTGGGGCATGAGATCGGCTCAATAGAACCTGGGAAAAAGGCTGACCTTATCATCTTTGACACAGACCGCCCGCACATGCATCCCGAACATGATATAATATCTCATCTGGTTTATTCCGCCCATGCCGATGATGTTTCTACGGTCATCATCAATGGAGAGGTTGTCATGAAGGAACGAAAGATCCTAACCTTGGACGAAAAGGAGATCCTAAGAGAAGTGGATCGGAGAGCAAAAAGGCTGATCAGTCCTTAA
- a CDS encoding tetratricopeptide repeat protein has protein sequence MRRGSGFVLKVSLFVISLIMAAIASAGQSVAPDDDRAGSSLDWNKILEENDSPSPDDWRGHLLKAISYANTGKMLKANDEFALLSAGDYEKNAALVVRENSAKLAANPDDILALNCMAFSYYALGQDEKAIEQFERLVRIDSKNVWIRHYLAYLYTRVGRLDEGISVLREALEIDPKNEYTHLLLGLAYQKKGWTIAALLEFLKAPNARREALKLLR, from the coding sequence ATGCGCCGAGGATCTGGATTTGTGTTAAAGGTCTCCTTGTTTGTGATATCCCTGATTATGGCGGCTATCGCGAGCGCCGGGCAGTCTGTGGCGCCCGACGATGATCGCGCTGGCTCATCCTTAGATTGGAATAAGATCCTGGAGGAAAATGATTCCCCCTCACCAGATGACTGGAGAGGGCATCTTTTGAAGGCGATTTCCTATGCGAATACTGGCAAGATGCTGAAGGCCAATGATGAATTTGCGCTTCTCTCCGCAGGAGATTATGAAAAAAATGCAGCCCTGGTGGTACGCGAGAATTCCGCAAAGCTAGCTGCAAACCCTGATGATATCCTTGCCCTCAACTGTATGGCCTTCTCTTATTATGCCCTGGGGCAGGATGAAAAGGCTATAGAGCAATTTGAACGCCTCGTCCGGATAGACTCAAAGAACGTGTGGATCCGGCACTACCTGGCATATCTTTATACGCGTGTCGGAAGACTCGATGAAGGTATCTCCGTCCTGCGAGAAGCGCTGGAGATCGATCCAAAGAACGAATATACCCACCTGCTGCTGGGGCTCGCTTACCAAAAAAAGGGGTGGACGATCGCGGCGCTGCTCGAATTCCTCAAGGCGCCGAATGCCCGAAGGGAGGCCCTGAAGCTTCTAAGATAG
- a CDS encoding carbohydrate-binding protein — protein MRNIQSKAQYHGRAQYRGDDGVYVSPTPITAGSEVTIKYDGLLARSGADQIYLHYGFGDNDNWKEPRDIPMTLTVDNMWTTTVPIDIDETSNLNFCFHDSANNWDNFNKANWSYQIHNGENPTQF, from the coding sequence ATGCGGAATATCCAAAGCAAGGCGCAATATCATGGCAGGGCACAATATCGCGGGGATGATGGCGTTTACGTCAGCCCGACCCCAATTACCGCAGGCAGCGAGGTCACTATCAAATATGACGGCCTCCTGGCGCGAAGCGGAGCAGACCAAATATATCTGCATTATGGATTTGGCGATAATGATAACTGGAAAGAGCCCAGGGATATTCCCATGACGCTAACTGTAGATAATATGTGGACCACAACAGTGCCGATAGATATCGATGAAACATCCAATCTTAATTTCTGTTTCCATGATAGCGCCAACAATTGGGATAACTTTAACAAGGCCAACTGGAGTTACCAGATCCATAATGGCGAAAACCCAACGCAATTCTAG
- a CDS encoding stage II sporulation protein P translates to MKKTQCKGIAGLLLVSLAILTLLFLLPGGSPISAHEELKDGYFTIKDIKTEKTIMQTGIVVRKGDRFLDHDNHFYEVTKIDGQVAFARLVEVVDLTSKAREFEKAMAAEWKARAETGAAKMAQGSPRMVIATYHTHSDESYIPTDGAASIEPRGGIYRVGATLTSTLERYGVNVHHSYAIHLPHDGAAYERSRRTAVQLLKSNPDALFDIHRDAAPLEQYVTTIGGVPGARVMIVVGRENPNMSANEQFAWAIKSVADREFPGLIRGIFYGAGGYNQDLSPRALLFEVGSQENSRYAAERSVAALTNALPRLLYGITGPPPAGRTPAARREQAGRAARESSRALVGVFWIVVSLLVIGATYLFINEGSWAGVKKRLSKLLKLEFLHLIGVNMLSRHGREKRDMTSQGRGQSETQGKNHAPDDTRNRG, encoded by the coding sequence GTGAAAAAGACACAATGTAAAGGTATCGCAGGATTGCTGCTTGTGTCCCTGGCTATTCTTACCTTATTGTTCCTGCTGCCCGGTGGCTCTCCTATTTCTGCCCATGAAGAGTTAAAAGATGGTTATTTTACTATAAAAGATATAAAAACTGAAAAGACCATCATGCAGACCGGTATTGTGGTCCGGAAAGGTGACAGGTTTCTGGACCACGATAACCATTTCTATGAGGTCACGAAAATCGACGGACAGGTTGCCTTTGCAAGGCTGGTTGAGGTTGTTGATCTGACCAGCAAGGCCCGGGAGTTTGAAAAGGCTATGGCCGCTGAATGGAAGGCCAGGGCAGAGACCGGGGCGGCCAAGATGGCCCAGGGCAGCCCCAGGATGGTGATCGCCACATATCATACCCACAGCGATGAATCATACATTCCCACGGATGGTGCCGCGTCCATCGAGCCCAGGGGCGGCATCTACAGAGTCGGAGCGACCCTGACAAGCACCCTCGAGCGATATGGAGTGAATGTCCATCATTCATATGCCATTCATCTTCCCCATGACGGAGCCGCATACGAAAGGTCCAGGAGAACGGCAGTTCAGCTGCTCAAATCAAACCCTGACGCCCTTTTCGACATCCACCGTGATGCTGCTCCTCTAGAGCAATATGTCACTACCATTGGGGGCGTCCCTGGAGCCCGAGTGATGATAGTAGTTGGGCGAGAAAACCCAAATATGTCAGCAAATGAACAATTTGCATGGGCGATAAAGTCCGTGGCAGATAGAGAATTTCCTGGCCTGATACGGGGAATTTTCTATGGGGCAGGCGGATACAACCAGGATCTCTCCCCCAGAGCGCTGCTCTTTGAGGTAGGAAGTCAAGAGAATAGCAGATATGCCGCGGAGCGTTCTGTGGCAGCTCTTACCAATGCGCTGCCGAGATTGCTATATGGGATCACAGGACCTCCTCCTGCGGGTCGAACGCCAGCAGCTAGAAGGGAACAAGCGGGGCGCGCCGCTCGAGAGTCAAGTAGAGCCTTGGTAGGAGTATTCTGGATAGTCGTCAGTCTACTTGTGATCGGTGCCACATACCTTTTTATCAACGAAGGTAGCTGGGCCGGAGTCAAGAAAAGGCTATCTAAATTGTTGAAATTGGAATTTCTGCACCTCATCGGGGTAAATATGCTGTCCCGGCATGGGAGAGAGAAGCGAGATATGACATCCCAGGGCAGGGGACAATCTGAGACTCAAGGTAAAAATCACGCGCCTGACGATACAAGAAACCGAGGCTGA